GCCCGGGACTGGGCCGTGTCCACCACCTTTCCGCACTTCGGCGCGCTCACCGGCACCCACACCACGGCGACCCTGCAACCCCCGCTCGACGAGGTGGTCTGGCGGTACGACGTCGACGTCGCCGCCGGCACTGCGACGTACCGGGCCCGCCGGGGCGACTACACCGTGGCGCTGCCGCTGGATCCGATGCATGGCACAGCGGGGGTGGCGCCGGGTGCCTTCGAGGCGCGGATGACGATCACCCCGGACGCGCACGGCGGCAACATGGACACCCCGGAGCTGCGGGCCGGAGTCACCGCGTACTTCGGCGTGAACGTGTCGGGAGCGCTCTTCGCCCTCGGTGACGGGCACTGCCGGCAGGGTCATGGCGAGGTGTGCGGCACCGGCATCGAGGCGGCGATGAACACCACTGTCGTGGTGGACGTCGTCAAGGGGGTCGGCACCCCGTGGCCGCGGCTGGAGTCGGACGACGCACTGATGTCCACCGGCTCGGCCCGTCCGCTGGAGGACGCCTACCGGATCAGCCAGCACGACCTGGTCACCTGGACCGCCGAGCTGGTCGGGCTGGATCAGCTCGACGCGTACCAACTGGTCAGCCAGGCCGGTGAGGCTCCGGTCGGCAACGTGTGCGACACGAACTACACGATGGTGGCGAAGGTGGACAAGCGCTATCTGGGCGGGGTCGGCGGGTACGAGGGGGTGCACGCCCGGCTGCGTGAGACGGCCCGCCGCTATCTGAACCACCGCTGACCGGGGCGGGGGGTCGGGTCGAGTCGCACCCGCTCCCCGCGCGGTTCGATTTGGCGCGGGTCGTGTGGGGGGTACCAGAACCGACTTGTTGCGGATAGTGTCCCCAACGCACTGCCCGTCCATTCGAAGGGCTGGTCATGAGATTCGGACATCGATGGCTGTCACGAACGGTGGCCAGCGTGCTGCTCACTCTCGGAGGGGTTGGCGTGCCCGCCGCTTCCGCCTCGGCGGCGCAGGCGGGTATGGATCTCACCGTCGACCTGGCCGGAGCGACGATTCCGCTGGGCGTCCCGAACAAGACGCTCCACCTGAAGATCAGCAACCAGGGAGACGAGACGCCGACCGCGACCACCGTCCGGGTCGACCCGTCCGAACTGGACGATCCCGCTGCACAGAGGGTCACTCTCTGGCCGACCGGCGGCATGGGCGAGTGTGACGGCGATACCACCGGGTGGTACTGCAGTCTGCTACCGGACCAGCTTCCAGGGCCGGGCGAGACGGTGGAGATCCCCGTCATCGCCACAGTCCAAACGAAGGAGCCGCTCAAAGGCAGGATCAAGGTAACGCTCGAGGTCAAACCGGATGACACGAACCCGGCCGACAACACCAAATGGTTCCCGGTCGAGGTAGTGGACCATCCCGAGGCCGACCTTTCAGTGCTCGCGCCGGACGTAACGCAGTCGGTGCGGATCGGTGCCGGGGGCCGCATCGAGCCCACCGGGACGTTGAATCCAGGCGAGACGGGTGCGGTGCGTTACACAATCGCCAACCAGGGACTGAAGCCGGTCAGTGGCGTCAAGGTCAAGCTGCGCCTGCCGGAGGACGTGACCTTTACCAAGCCGCCGGATGGGTGCGTCCTTGGTGACGCTCGGCGTTCGGCGGTGTGCACCTACGACAGGCTCACACTCATTCCTGCCGACCAGGACACCGACCCGAACGACAAGCTCCACTCCGCCGTCGGCCTGTACAACCTGGTAACGGTATCGGCCTCCGTGAAAGCGCCTGTCACATTGAGAGATGGGACAGTCCAGGTGGAGGGCTTGAGCGATCAGCCTTCAGACGGTTCCGACTTGACGGGTATCGAACTTCCCGCGAACGCCGTCGCCGTACGCGCAGCCGACGTGGACAACAGCGACAACCAGGACGGGTTCGCCGTCGTCCTGGTTGCGAAGAGCAGTGGCGGAGGCGATGGCGGCGGTGGCGATGGCGGCGGTGACGGTGATGGCGGCGGTGGTGATGGCGGTGATGGCGGTTTGCCGATCACCGGGCCACAGGCCGGGCTGACCGCCGGAATCGGCCTCGTCATGCTGGCGGGTGGGGGCATGCTGTTGCTCATCACCCGGCGGCGTCGGGCCGTCCGGTGACCCTCAACGATGAAAAGCTGACGGCCTGACCACGTCCACCCCATGCGGTGGCTCATGCGTCCGTCTCGGTCAGGGACGGTTTGCGGGCGAGGATGCGCTCGACGGTGCCGGCCTTGAGCCGTTCGGTCTCGGCGATCTGGAATCCGGCGTTCAGGACCAGGGGCAGCTGACGGCGGGTGAAGTGCTCCCCGCCCGCACGGATCGTCATGCGTTCGAGCAGCCACTGAGCTGCCCGGATCGGCCGCCAGCTGCTGCCGATGTGGTCCACCAGCAGCAGCGTGCCGCCTGGTACCAGGACGCGGTACATCTCGGCGATCGCGGCACCGGGGTCGGGGATGGAGCACAGCGACAGCGCACACACCACTGTGTCGAACGACGCGTCTCCGAAGGGCAGATCCTCGGCGTCGCCTTCACGTAGCTCGACCGGACGGTCGAGATCGGCGGCGCGTTCTCGGGCGATGGCCAGCATCGCCGGGCTCAGCTCGATGCCGGTGAGGGACGTGTCGGACGGGTAATGGGGCAGGTTGCGGCCGGTGCCGATGGCGACCTCGAGAACCCGGCCGTGAGCACGTCGGCCAAGCCACTCGCGTCCACCGGCGAACCAGATCTTCTCGAAAAGGGCGATCTGCTTGTCGTAGCCGGGTGCCATCTGTTCCCACACCCGCTTCTGCCGGGCGGTCGGAGTTTCGCCCTTCGGGGGTCCTGCCGAACTGGTCATGGCATTCCTTCCATGCCTGCGGGGTGGGGGAACTAGCCAGGACGGCTGAAGACGCCCCGACACTCCGCGTCCAAGCCTCGTCTGATGCCAGCAGTACAGCAGCGAAAGTACCGCAAGGGGGCCAGGCGAGCCGGGCCGAGAAGGGCATCAGCTCGACGATCGGCGGACGATCGGTAAGTGGGTAGCGTGTTGCTGGGCGTGTCGGGACACTGCGCTGGTGACCGGTTCCGCACTACCTCAACTGCTCCGACCTCGTGCCCTGAGGCCCGGAGATCTCGTCGTTATCGCATCGCTGTCCGGGCCGCTCCACGCAGCCTACGAGCCTGATCTCGAGCAGGCGGTGGTCGTGCTCGAGCGGATGGGATTTCGCGTGCGTCGGGCACCGTTACTCGAAGCGGGGCGGCACCATTGGTGGAGCGCGGCTACGCCGGTGGAGATCGCCAGGGAACTCAACGATCTTCTGCGTGATCCTGAGGTGCGCGCCATCGTCGCGCATGACGGCGGCCAGACGACGGTCGGCTACCTCGACCTGATCGACGTTGAGGCGATCGTTGCCGACCCCAAGCCGATCCTCGGCTACAGCGACATCTCGCTGTTGCATCTGGTGCTCTATGCACGCACGGGTCTGGTCGGGTTCCATGCCGACTTGGCCACGCCGGGACTCGGCGGGGCGTGGCAGGCTGCGTCCGCAGCGCGCCGAGCGGAACTTGAAAAGCTCTACTCGACGTTGCTGACCGGTACGGAGGCGATCGGTGCGCTTCCTGCCACCCCGTCGTGGGAGTGCTGGCGTGCCGGTCGTGCCGAAGGTCGGCTGATCGGCGGGGTGATCAATCGGATTGTGCTGGCACAGGCGACGCCGTACGCGCTGCCGCTCGAGTGGTTCGACGGCGCGGTGCTGTTCTGGGAGGAAATGGGCGGCCAAGCGTCGTACGTGTGGAGCTATCTGCAGGTGCTGCGGCACTGCGGGATCCTCGATCGGATCTCCGGCATGGTCGTGGGCGTCCCGTACGCGATCGACGGGCTCGGGGCGCCCGACGCGTCCCCGAGCCTGCCCGAGATGGTCCTCGACGTTCTCGGCGACCGTGACATCCCGGTCCTGGGCAACGTCGAGTTCGGACACGCCGGCCCGAATCTGCCGATGCCGGTCGGCATCCGCGTCGGCCTCGATGCGCAGCAGCGGACGTTGTCGCTGCTCGAACCGGCGGTTCGCGGCCTCGGCGCTTCGCCGCCGCCACCTACGTTGGTGTGTCGGCGGGCCTGACAGTGGAGGTCAGTCGCTGTGCTGGCGGCCGGTGGAGTGGAGTGACCGATGATGGCTCTCCTGATCCGCCTCGTTGCCCGCCGCCGGCTTGCCCAGCCGGGTCACCCAGTCGACGAACTCCGCGTCCTGCCTCGGCAACGGCTCGCCGTCCGCCGGGCTGCCCGCGCCTTCCCGGTCGGCCCGGGACTTGTTGCGCCGGAACAGGCCCCCCCGGCCGCCGGCCCGTCCCGCCTCGACGACGGATGCCGGGGCGGCCGGCGCGGGGACGACGGGACCGGCCGGTGCGGCGTCGATCGTGGACGGCGGCCCGGCACGCTGGGCGGTCGCGAGGGCTTCCCAGTTCTCGGCCCGGTTCAGGTTGGGCAGGGGCGGCCGGTTTCGAGGTGGGAGCGCCGGTTCGGGCTTCTCCTGCGTGCCGGCCGAGTGGGTCGCCCGGGCGTCCGGGGCGGGCTCGATCGAGGGCGGCACCCGCCGCGCCGGAACGACCTGCCAGGTCGGCTGAACCGGCGTCCGATCGGTCTTCGGCGGCTGGTACATCCGTCGGGTCCCCGGGGCGACGAGTGCCCCGTCGGCCGGCGTTCCGTCGGGTTCGGTGTTGTCGGCCTCCGCCTCCGCCGTCCCGTAGCGGTCCCCGCCGGATCCGGCGGGAAGGTGGGCCGCCGTCGCGGGGGCCGGTGCCGATGTTTCCGGGGTGTGGTCGAGGTCGGCGGGTGCGGCCGTCCGCGTCGTGGAGGCGGCCGGTACGGCACTGGCCTCCCGGTCGCCAGCCGGCGCACCGAAGCCCATCGGTTCGGCTGCGGTCGAGAGCTTCGCTGCGCTCGCGCCGGCGAGTGCCCCCGCGCCGGCCAGGTCAGGTGCCGGCTCGTCGGTCGTACCACCAGCGGCCAGCGTCATGGCCTGCGGCGTGGCGGGGCCGGCGGACAGCGGGCGGAGGACGTCGGCCGGCTCGACGACCCGCGCTTCGTCGGTGCGCGGCAGAAGCGGCCAGCGGAGCAGCGCGGCGGCGACCGAACCGAATACACCGGCGGCGACGGCGAGCAGCGCGCCGTAGTACGGCGTGATCTGGTACCGGTCGACGGCGTCGCCGGGACCGGCGGTCAGGTAGACGAACGCGACAAGGACCATGCCGGCCATGCCGGTCGCTCCGCTGACCAGCGGCGGATGCCCGCGCCAGCGGGCCAGCCCGCCGGTCGCCGCGCCGATGAGCAGGGCCACCGCCGGCAGAATCAGGATCGCCTGCCGGTGTGCCGCGCCGGCGTCGAGCCCGGCCGGCTCCAGCACACCGAGCCGTACCGCGGGCAACGGCCCGGCGGTCGCGAGTGACGGGACGATTGAGACGAGCGCGAGCAGCCAGACCACGCCGCCCACCACCGCCATGTTCCAGCCCAGCGGCGGCTTCACCACTGCGGCGATCGCGGCACCCGCGCCGACCAGCGCGCCGAGGGTCGCGCAGATGCCGACGGCCAAGATCGGGTCCACAGAGAAGCTCCCGGCGGCCTGGGCCGGCCGGATGCAGAGTGGCACCACGACGGTGGCACCCAGCGCGGCGGTGGCGGCGACGGCCACCAACCTGCCCGTGTTCCCCAGCACCCCGTACCGGCGGGCCAGGCGTGCGGTGACGAGGGTGCCGGCTACCGCGGCGTGTGCCGCGAACCAGCCCACCCAGACGAGTTGGGCAGGCCACTGGTTGACGGTGGCGCCGGTGGGGGCGCTGGTGAGCTGGACGATGCCGAAGCTGAACGCGATGCCGAGCTGACCGGCACCGGCGAGCACGCCCATCCCGAGTGCTGTCAGCAAAAGGTTGCGCCAGGTGCGAGAAACCATGTCGGGGACGTTACGCACCTACTGCGCCGCTTTGCACAGAAATGCCGGATTCTGGGTCCGGCCGCCATGCCAGCGGTCGCCTCAGTTCGACCAGGCGCGCGATCTGCACGGTGCCGCCCACATTGGTGGGTCGGGACGGCTACCTCCGGGGGCGGAAATAGTGCCGGACCGCGTAACGGTAGACCTCCTCACCGAGTTTCGCTCCCTCGACGTCAGCGGTGCGGAAGTGGACGCCGCCCCAGACGCGCGCGCCGATGAGCTCGTTGAGCGCTTGCGAAAAGCTGGTGAATTGCCTGGTCGTGCCGGAGTCGACGCTGGATCCGCTGAACGCGATGTCGTCTCGGCCAAAGAAGTGCCGATACAGCGACATCCGCGCACCGGTGCCGCAGGCGTGGCCGGAGGGGTACTCGGGGAAGGGGGGCGTGACGAGCAACGACTGCCAGCCTGGGTCGGCGGTCGTCTTCGGGTTGCCGTCCGTGTCGGCCAGTTGGATCGCGGTGACCGGACGCCAGTAGCTCCAGAAGTCCTTCTGGCTGAAGCACGACACGCCCGAGTCGGCCACGATGAGGTCGGTCATCGCGAAGAATCGCGCGGTCTGCAGGGCGTCCAGCCGTTGGGTGGTGGCGAGCTGGCGCTTGATCTCCCAGGAGGCGGAACGCCGGTCGTGCCACCACATCGCGGCCTCTGTCTGGTCCTGGGTCCGCACGGTGCTCGTCGCCGAGCCGACTTCCTTCACCTCGTTGAGATCGCGGGTGTACGCGCTGCTGGTCAATCGTGGCGGCGCGGGGGTGCGGAACGTCGACGCGCGGGGGATGAGGAACGGCCGCATGTGTCCGGTCCATGCGCCCTGGGACAGGAACAGCGGCGGCGTGGGTCGCCACTGGCCGGGCCTTGTCCCGGGCGTCCACTGCTGGTCCCCGAACGCGCCGTCGTCCTGCCGCGCGGTGACCATCGCGGCCGCGGCTCGTGCCCCGATCGTGATTCCGCCCCGCTTCGACCGCCCGTCGGGAACTGCGACGAGAGCCGCGTCGTACTGTGCCCGAAGCCGCTCCTGCTGATCGGGGAAGAGGGCGGCGAGTACGTCGTGGGCGGCGGCGGCGACGGCGGCGTCCGCCGATTCGGTCCCGCTCGACGGCGGTGCGGCAAGGTACGGCTGGTACGGGGTACCGGCGATCGCGTTCAGCGCGTCGTAGACGGCTCCGCTCACCATTGCGAAGCTGCGCACCTGCTCGTTCGGTTGCTGAGCCGCGACGTCCCAGATCGCCGTCTGGGCGTTGAGGTCCCATGTGATCACCGGATTGGCAGGGCGGGGGCCGGAGATCGCGGCTGCGGCGTAGGGCGCCGGCCCGGTCATCGTGGACGCGACAAGCGATCCCAGGGCGATGGTTGCGGGAATGATGCGTGACCAGATGGCACGGCGTGTCTGGTTGCGGCTCGTCATGATCTCCCCGTCGGTAGGTTGTCGATGCTGGCTGCCGGACGCACGCGGCGTACGAGGTGGAATCGATGACAGTCGAACATAGCATCGTGAAGCCTCGATGAATGGCGTTCCGGCCCGGGGATCCGGCTTCGCCCCGGCCCGATTCCCGGGGTTACCGCCTCGCGCCCCGGTCACCT
Above is a window of Micromonospora coriariae DNA encoding:
- a CDS encoding acetamidase/formamidase family protein, which encodes MNTDVVKYRPEPDQLSYTFGGREAVLRVRPGTILELYTEDCFGGRVRSTDDLPSQVCEFPYLNPVTGPIHIEGAEPGDTLAVHFISIEPARDWAVSTTFPHFGALTGTHTTATLQPPLDEVVWRYDVDVAAGTATYRARRGDYTVALPLDPMHGTAGVAPGAFEARMTITPDAHGGNMDTPELRAGVTAYFGVNVSGALFALGDGHCRQGHGEVCGTGIEAAMNTTVVVDVVKGVGTPWPRLESDDALMSTGSARPLEDAYRISQHDLVTWTAELVGLDQLDAYQLVSQAGEAPVGNVCDTNYTMVAKVDKRYLGGVGGYEGVHARLRETARRYLNHR
- a CDS encoding COG1361 family protein, with product MLLTLGGVGVPAASASAAQAGMDLTVDLAGATIPLGVPNKTLHLKISNQGDETPTATTVRVDPSELDDPAAQRVTLWPTGGMGECDGDTTGWYCSLLPDQLPGPGETVEIPVIATVQTKEPLKGRIKVTLEVKPDDTNPADNTKWFPVEVVDHPEADLSVLAPDVTQSVRIGAGGRIEPTGTLNPGETGAVRYTIANQGLKPVSGVKVKLRLPEDVTFTKPPDGCVLGDARRSAVCTYDRLTLIPADQDTDPNDKLHSAVGLYNLVTVSASVKAPVTLRDGTVQVEGLSDQPSDGSDLTGIELPANAVAVRAADVDNSDNQDGFAVVLVAKSSGGGDGGGGDGGGDGDGGGGDGGDGGLPITGPQAGLTAGIGLVMLAGGGMLLLITRRRRAVR
- a CDS encoding class I SAM-dependent methyltransferase, with translation MTSSAGPPKGETPTARQKRVWEQMAPGYDKQIALFEKIWFAGGREWLGRRAHGRVLEVAIGTGRNLPHYPSDTSLTGIELSPAMLAIARERAADLDRPVELREGDAEDLPFGDASFDTVVCALSLCSIPDPGAAIAEMYRVLVPGGTLLLVDHIGSSWRPIRAAQWLLERMTIRAGGEHFTRRQLPLVLNAGFQIAETERLKAGTVERILARKPSLTETDA
- a CDS encoding S66 peptidase family protein, coding for MTGSALPQLLRPRALRPGDLVVIASLSGPLHAAYEPDLEQAVVVLERMGFRVRRAPLLEAGRHHWWSAATPVEIARELNDLLRDPEVRAIVAHDGGQTTVGYLDLIDVEAIVADPKPILGYSDISLLHLVLYARTGLVGFHADLATPGLGGAWQAASAARRAELEKLYSTLLTGTEAIGALPATPSWECWRAGRAEGRLIGGVINRIVLAQATPYALPLEWFDGAVLFWEEMGGQASYVWSYLQVLRHCGILDRISGMVVGVPYAIDGLGAPDASPSLPEMVLDVLGDRDIPVLGNVEFGHAGPNLPMPVGIRVGLDAQQRTLSLLEPAVRGLGASPPPPTLVCRRA
- a CDS encoding vanadium-dependent haloperoxidase, producing the protein MTSRNQTRRAIWSRIIPATIALGSLVASTMTGPAPYAAAAISGPRPANPVITWDLNAQTAIWDVAAQQPNEQVRSFAMVSGAVYDALNAIAGTPYQPYLAAPPSSGTESADAAVAAAAHDVLAALFPDQQERLRAQYDAALVAVPDGRSKRGGITIGARAAAAMVTARQDDGAFGDQQWTPGTRPGQWRPTPPLFLSQGAWTGHMRPFLIPRASTFRTPAPPRLTSSAYTRDLNEVKEVGSATSTVRTQDQTEAAMWWHDRRSASWEIKRQLATTQRLDALQTARFFAMTDLIVADSGVSCFSQKDFWSYWRPVTAIQLADTDGNPKTTADPGWQSLLVTPPFPEYPSGHACGTGARMSLYRHFFGRDDIAFSGSSVDSGTTRQFTSFSQALNELIGARVWGGVHFRTADVEGAKLGEEVYRYAVRHYFRPRR